One genomic region from Argentina anserina chromosome 2, drPotAnse1.1, whole genome shotgun sequence encodes:
- the LOC126782979 gene encoding protein SMALL AUXIN UP-REGULATED RNA 51-like, producing the protein MAVRKYNKLPQTAVLKQILKRCSSLGKKQHGYDEDGHPIDVPKGHFPVYVGENRTRYIVPISFLTHPEFQCLLRQAEEEFGFDHDMGLTIPCEEVVFRSLTSMLR; encoded by the coding sequence ATGGCAGTCCGGAAATACAACAAGCTTCCCCAAACCGCAGTCCTGAAGCAGATCCTCAAACGATGCTCGAGCTTGGGGAAGAAGCAACACGGCTACGACGAAGATGGTCACCCCATTGACGTCCCCAAAGGACATTTCCCGGTGTATGTGGGAGAGAACAGGACGAGGTACATTGTCCCAATCTCCTTCTTGACTCACCCTGAGTTTCAATGCCTCCTCCGTCAAGCAGAAGAAGAGTTCGGCTTCGATCACGACATGGGCCTCACCATTCCCTGCGAGGAAGTCGTTTTCCGTTCTCTAACTTCCATGCTCAGATGA